The following DNA comes from Candidatus Nitrosotalea okcheonensis.
AAATAACATTTCAAATCAAGGCACAGTAAAAATGAATTTTACAAACAAATGGAATGTGCAAAAAGAGAGTATATCTCAAAAGGTAATAGACAAGGTAAAGCCAGATGCTCCACTCAAGCCCAAAATTGATGAGGCACAAAAGAAATTACAATTACAAATTATAAAACTTGATTCCATCGCAAAGAAATTAAAGGAAAAAGATGAATTTATCTTCAAAAAAGTAGTCGAGGCAGTAAGATCACATAATAAGTCATATTCTAATGCATATGCTACCGAATTACACGAGATTAGAAAAATGAATAACATGGTTACAGGTGCAAAATTAGCCATGGAGCAAATTCAGCTACGATTAAACACGATATCAGAACTTGGAGATGTAGTAGTAACACTCAGTCCTTGCATGTCAATAATAAAAGGACTCGGGACAGGCCTAAATGGATTAATGCCAGCAGCAGATTCATCCATGGCAGACTTGTCAAACATATTAGGAGAAATAATGTCAGGCGCATCTGTAAACGGCGACAATTCATTTGTCACAGACGTATCAAACTCAGAGACAAACCAGATATTGGAAGAGGCAAACGCAATATTAGAAGGGCATGTAAGACAGAGTATCCCAGATCTTCCCCCAACATTGGGTTCTACAACAAAAGCGCCAGAGCCTATCTAGAGCGCTTTTTACTCAACTCTACAAAGTGTTTCTTGATTCTAGATATTGTAGGATAACTATACCCTAGTTTTCTATAATTTGCAATCATCATCTTCCAGTTTTTCAACCTCCATTGGGCCTGCTCAGAAGTCACAGAATGGATCTCCTTGTTTATTATACTCTTCCTGCCCACCTTGAGTACTCCTGCATCTTTTGCAGTCCATCTACTGTTTGCAAAATTCAGACCTGACAGGATTTCCTCTACAGGCATTTCAGCAAAGTGCTCCTGCAACTTTTGTATTTGTGCAATTGTGGGTTTTTTGTTTACAATGAGGCTTATTTCAAATCTTTCCATACTCGAATTTTGAAATATCCTTCCTAATTAGTGTGAGGGTAAAAACATCTCTTCTTTTTGTTTAAAACTTCACCAGACAGCACCACGGAATACAGGACAATTCAAAGAGAATTAAGCAAGTGAATGATTCTTAAATTATAGTAATAATAAATTTGCAACATGGATGAAAAAGACATACGTGCAAATCGGGTTCCAAAAGGATTTTTACACAAGGAGAGAAAATGTGAAAGCCCCAAGTGTCATAAGGAGGGCATCTATTCTT
Coding sequences within:
- a CDS encoding Snf7 family protein, coding for MQKESISQKVIDKVKPDAPLKPKIDEAQKKLQLQIIKLDSIAKKLKEKDEFIFKKVVEAVRSHNKSYSNAYATELHEIRKMNNMVTGAKLAMEQIQLRLNTISELGDVVVTLSPCMSIIKGLGTGLNGLMPAADSSMADLSNILGEIMSGASVNGDNSFVTDVSNSETNQILEEANAILEGHVRQSIPDLPPTLGSTTKAPEPI